One genomic region from Neoarius graeffei isolate fNeoGra1 chromosome 4, fNeoGra1.pri, whole genome shotgun sequence encodes:
- the LOC132884434 gene encoding potassium voltage-gated channel subfamily A member 10 isoform X2 produces the protein MEVPLVNFENLDDIGIILGDPSDSGPGNTTTSSTTLTKKGTSSCNSLISNWKVLMNNEGSPCEALLGKVAKDCCDDLLAEKQKLEEGDQRVVINVSGMMYETTLKTLNQFPDTLLGDPKRRSDYFDPMKNEYFFDRNRPSFDGILFFYQSGGKIRRPANVPLDVFTDEIIFYRLGQEVMEQFRENEGFVRDIEPQLPKSELYRQLWLLFEYPESSTAARSMAVVSVIVITISICIFCLETLPEFRDDHEFPHEVANLTLDTNGTLLSPSPAPKSLESTFSDPFFMVETICVIWFSFEISVRFIVCPSKSKFFSNIMNVIDVVSIMPYFITLITDLLVTHDSAVNQNMSLATLRLIRLVRVFRIFKLSRHSKGLQILGQTLKASMKELGLLIFFLFIGVILFSSAIYFTEVDEPETQFGSIPEGFWWAVVTMTTVGYGDMCPVTFGGKIVGILCAIAGVLTIALPVPVIVSNFNYFYHREAEQAGKYVIDAAVEAAAKRESEQKYDSNYSLDKSNGNWQTEKNGIP, from the exons atggaggttCCTCTGGTAAACTTTGAGAACCTGGATGATATCGGAATTATCCTGGGAGACCCAAGTGACTCAGG GCCTGGAAACACAACAACCTCTTCCACAACACTCACTAAGAAAGGGACCTCAAGTTGCAACAGTCTCATCTCTAACTGGAAAGTACTTATGAATAATGAAGGCAGTCCCTGTGAGGCTCTTCTAGGCAAGGTAGCTAAAGACTGTTGTGATGACTTGCTTGCAGAAAAGCAGAAACTTGAAGAGGGTGACCAAAGAGTAGTCATCAATGTCTCAGGAATGATGTATGAAACAACACTTAAAACTCTGAACCAGTTCCCTGATACTCTGCTTGGAGATCCTAAGAGGAGGAGTGACTATTTTGACCCCATGAAGAATGAGTATTTTTTTGACCGCAATCGCCCAAGTTTTGACGGAATCCTGTTCTTCTATCAGTCTGGTGGTAAGATCCGCAGACCAGCAAATGTACCACTGGATGTTTTCACTGATGAGATTATCTTCTACAGGCTGGGACAGGAAGTGATGGAACAGTTCAGGGAGAATGAAGGTTTCGTCCGTGACATCGAACCTCAGTTGCCGAAAAGCGAGCTTTACCGTCAGTTATGGCTCTTATTTGAGTACCCGGAGAGCTCTACTGCTGCCAGATCTATGGCCGTGGTGTCTGTTATTGTTATCACTATCTCCATTTGTATCTTCTGTTTAGAGACTCTCCCAGAGTTCCGCGATGATCATGAATTCCCCCATGAAGTTGCTAACTTAACCCTTGATACTAACGGAACACTTCTGTCTCCAAGCCCTGCTCCCAAAAGCCTAGAATCTACCTTTAGTGATCCCTTCTTTATGGTAGAAACTATATGTGTAATTTGGTTCTCCTTTGAGATATCAGTGCGCTTTATTGTGTGTCCCAGCAAGAGTAAGTTTTTCAGCAACATCATGAATGTGATTGATGTTGTTTCTATCATGCCGTACTTCATTACTCTAATCACAGATCTCCTGGTCACTCATGACTCAGCAGTTAATCAGAACATGTCTCTGGCCACATTACGTCTCATTAGGCTGGTGAGAGTATTCAGGATCTTCAAGCTCTCCCGTCATTCCAAGGGGCTACAGATTCTAGGGCAAACCCTAAAGGCTAGTATGAAGGAGCTTGGCTTGCTCATCTTTTTCCTGTTCATTGGCGTCATCCTTTTCTCCAGTGCCATTTATTTTACTGAGGTTGATGAACCCGAAACACAATTTGGGAGCATCCCAGAGGGGTTCTGGTGGGCTGTGGTCACCATGACAACAGTTGGCTATGGTGACATGTGCCCAGTCACCTTTGGGGGTAAGATAGTGGGAATCCTCTGTGCCATCGCTGGAGTGCTGACAATTGCTCTACCTGTCCCTGTCATTGTTTCGAACTTCAACTATTTCTACCATCGTGAAGCAGAGCAGGCAGGGAAGTATGTGATAGATGCAGCTGTAGAGGCTGCTGCAAAACGGGAATCTGAGCAGAAATATGATAGTAACTATTCTCTGGACAAGTCCAATGGGAACTGgcagactgaaaaaaatggcatCCCTTGA
- the LOC132884434 gene encoding potassium voltage-gated channel subfamily A member 10 isoform X1 translates to MEVPLVNFENLDDIGIILGDPSDSGYPASPTSETPEQNQLTHSLDSPTHSPQRYRRPGNTTTSSTTLTKKGTSSCNSLISNWKVLMNNEGSPCEALLGKVAKDCCDDLLAEKQKLEEGDQRVVINVSGMMYETTLKTLNQFPDTLLGDPKRRSDYFDPMKNEYFFDRNRPSFDGILFFYQSGGKIRRPANVPLDVFTDEIIFYRLGQEVMEQFRENEGFVRDIEPQLPKSELYRQLWLLFEYPESSTAARSMAVVSVIVITISICIFCLETLPEFRDDHEFPHEVANLTLDTNGTLLSPSPAPKSLESTFSDPFFMVETICVIWFSFEISVRFIVCPSKSKFFSNIMNVIDVVSIMPYFITLITDLLVTHDSAVNQNMSLATLRLIRLVRVFRIFKLSRHSKGLQILGQTLKASMKELGLLIFFLFIGVILFSSAIYFTEVDEPETQFGSIPEGFWWAVVTMTTVGYGDMCPVTFGGKIVGILCAIAGVLTIALPVPVIVSNFNYFYHREAEQAGKYVIDAAVEAAAKRESEQKYDSNYSLDKSNGNWQTEKNGIP, encoded by the coding sequence atggaggttCCTCTGGTAAACTTTGAGAACCTGGATGATATCGGAATTATCCTGGGAGACCCAAGTGACTCAGGGTATCCAGCTTCACCCACTTCAGAGACACCGGAGCAGAACCAGCTGACCCATAGTCTGGATTCACCAACGCATTCACCACAAAGATATAGGAGGCCTGGAAACACAACAACCTCTTCCACAACACTCACTAAGAAAGGGACCTCAAGTTGCAACAGTCTCATCTCTAACTGGAAAGTACTTATGAATAATGAAGGCAGTCCCTGTGAGGCTCTTCTAGGCAAGGTAGCTAAAGACTGTTGTGATGACTTGCTTGCAGAAAAGCAGAAACTTGAAGAGGGTGACCAAAGAGTAGTCATCAATGTCTCAGGAATGATGTATGAAACAACACTTAAAACTCTGAACCAGTTCCCTGATACTCTGCTTGGAGATCCTAAGAGGAGGAGTGACTATTTTGACCCCATGAAGAATGAGTATTTTTTTGACCGCAATCGCCCAAGTTTTGACGGAATCCTGTTCTTCTATCAGTCTGGTGGTAAGATCCGCAGACCAGCAAATGTACCACTGGATGTTTTCACTGATGAGATTATCTTCTACAGGCTGGGACAGGAAGTGATGGAACAGTTCAGGGAGAATGAAGGTTTCGTCCGTGACATCGAACCTCAGTTGCCGAAAAGCGAGCTTTACCGTCAGTTATGGCTCTTATTTGAGTACCCGGAGAGCTCTACTGCTGCCAGATCTATGGCCGTGGTGTCTGTTATTGTTATCACTATCTCCATTTGTATCTTCTGTTTAGAGACTCTCCCAGAGTTCCGCGATGATCATGAATTCCCCCATGAAGTTGCTAACTTAACCCTTGATACTAACGGAACACTTCTGTCTCCAAGCCCTGCTCCCAAAAGCCTAGAATCTACCTTTAGTGATCCCTTCTTTATGGTAGAAACTATATGTGTAATTTGGTTCTCCTTTGAGATATCAGTGCGCTTTATTGTGTGTCCCAGCAAGAGTAAGTTTTTCAGCAACATCATGAATGTGATTGATGTTGTTTCTATCATGCCGTACTTCATTACTCTAATCACAGATCTCCTGGTCACTCATGACTCAGCAGTTAATCAGAACATGTCTCTGGCCACATTACGTCTCATTAGGCTGGTGAGAGTATTCAGGATCTTCAAGCTCTCCCGTCATTCCAAGGGGCTACAGATTCTAGGGCAAACCCTAAAGGCTAGTATGAAGGAGCTTGGCTTGCTCATCTTTTTCCTGTTCATTGGCGTCATCCTTTTCTCCAGTGCCATTTATTTTACTGAGGTTGATGAACCCGAAACACAATTTGGGAGCATCCCAGAGGGGTTCTGGTGGGCTGTGGTCACCATGACAACAGTTGGCTATGGTGACATGTGCCCAGTCACCTTTGGGGGTAAGATAGTGGGAATCCTCTGTGCCATCGCTGGAGTGCTGACAATTGCTCTACCTGTCCCTGTCATTGTTTCGAACTTCAACTATTTCTACCATCGTGAAGCAGAGCAGGCAGGGAAGTATGTGATAGATGCAGCTGTAGAGGCTGCTGCAAAACGGGAATCTGAGCAGAAATATGATAGTAACTATTCTCTGGACAAGTCCAATGGGAACTGgcagactgaaaaaaatggcatCCCTTGA